A region from the Leopardus geoffroyi isolate Oge1 chromosome C2, O.geoffroyi_Oge1_pat1.0, whole genome shotgun sequence genome encodes:
- the A4GNT gene encoding alpha-1,4-N-acetylglucosaminyltransferase: MLKELQFFLSAVLLLACVFFYQLSLKSSCLFSCLPPQKAQQDPEALLGHGHGIVFIETSERMEPTPLVSCAVESAAKTYPEKPVVFFMKGLNTTTRLPSNSTYPAFSLLSAIDNVFLFPLDMKRLFEDTPLRSWYTHINASVESNWLHVSSDASRLAIIWKYGGIYMDTDVISIRPIPEENFLAAQSSQYSSNGVFGFLPHHPFLWECMENFVEHYNSDIWGNQGPSLMTRMLRLWCKLRDFQEVSDFRCLNLSFLHPQRFYPISYPEWRRYYEVWDKDLSFNDSYALHLWNYMNNEGRTVVRGSNTLVENLCRKHCPRTYRDLIQSPEGSVTGEVGPGNK, encoded by the exons ATGCTGAAGGAGCTCCAGTTCTTCCTGTCGGCCGTCCTGCTGCTTGCCTGTGTCTTCTTCTACCAGCTCAGCCTGAAGTCCAGCTGTCTCTTCTCTTGCCTTCCTCCCCAAAAGGCCCAGCAAGACCCGGAAGCCCTCCTGGGCCATGGGCATGGCATTGTGTTCATAGAGACCTCAGAGAGAATGGAGCCAACGCCTCTGGTCTCTTGTGCTGTGGAATCTGCTGCCAAGACTTACCCAGAGAAGCCCGTGGTGTTCTTCATGAAGGGTCTCAACACCACCACACGGCTGCCCTCAAACTCCACTTACCCAGCCTTTTCCCTCCTCTCAGCCATAGACAatgttttcctcttccctttggaTATGAAAAGGCTGTTTGAAGACACACCATTGCGTTCATGGTACACTCAC ATCAACGCCAGTGTGGAGAGCAACTGGCTCCACGTCAGCTCAGATGCGTCCCGCCTGGCCATCATCTGGAAATATGGCGGCATCTACATGGACACCGATGTCATCTCCATCCGGCCCATCCCTGAGGAGAACTTTCTGGCTGCACAGTCTTCTCAGTACTCTAGTAACGGGGTATTTGgattcctcccccaccaccccttcCTGTGGGAGTGCATGGAAAACTTTGTCGAACACTACAATTCAGACATTTGGGGCAACCAGGGTCCCAGTTTGATGACAAGGATGTTGAGACTGTGGTGCAAACTTAGAGACTTCCAGGAGGTGAGTGACTTCAGGTGTTTGAACCTGTCCTTCCTACACCCTCAGAGATTTTACCCCATCTCCTATCCAGAGTGGAGGCGCTACTATGAAGTCTGGGACAAAGACCTGAGCTTCAATGACTCCTACGCCCTGCATCTGTGGAACTACATGAACAACGAAGGAAGGACTGTGGTTAGAGGGAGCAACACGCTGGTGGAAAATCTCTGCCGTAAGCACTGTCCTAGGACTTACAGGGACCTGATTCAAAGCCCAGAGGGATCAGTGACTGGGGAGGTGGGTCCAGGTAACAAATAG